The window TTCATTCCACATTTCTGACCTAATAGGGCAGGAAACTCGTGTCCACCTGTGGCTGGTTATACCATTTGAGATGCACTAGAAATCTTAGTTTCACTGGTAAAGATCACATATATAATCAGTACAACAAAATTTGTATCATCACCTAGTATGCGTTAGGAGCTGCAGAATTCTTAATTACTACAGAATCTACATTAAAAATGGATACTAGCTAACAAGTAAATGAAAAGGAGAAAGTACTGAAGCTtaagaattttctttttagtgTCCAAACCGATGCACCAGACTTGCTATCTCCTACCGGATAACTCTATCTGTTAAGACTACCAGATTATAGCATATTATCAGCTTTTGCACAATATCTCTTAAAGCCATCTAAATATAATCTCACTACGAGAGTCCTAATTCATGTGCTAATCATGGTCAACGTTCTCCATTAAAAAAGACTGAATAATCTTTCCAGAACTGAACTCTGAACCCATTAGCTTTTGAGAAGTCTAAATTTTGCTTCCAATAAATTGAAGTACAACAATCGCAATATAGTGTTTCTAAAGAAGCTAACATAACATTGTACTAGTATGACTTACTGAGGCAATTTTCCAGAGCGAAAAATGGCAAATTTAGAAACAGTAGAGTAGGAATACTCAATACCATGACTCTTCAAAAGCTTCTCTAGCAAATCCTTGGCTCTTTCCGGGTCCGAACTCTCACATTCAATCTCATAATTCATTCCAAATTCATAATGCGTTTCGTCAAGCTCCAATTTCAATCCTTTCCACTCATACACCGCTCTCACATTCCGAAACCCATCCAAACAAATCAAACCCTGCTTTTCCCCAATTCCATACTCATCTTTCACCCTTTGAATCACCCGCGAAGAATCAATCAATAAAAGCCGCCAGGGGTCTGAAACACACGCGCGGCCAATAGAAGGGTCAATAggttcttcatcttcttcaatacGACTTATACCGTTTGAAATGACGGCTTTAGCCTTGAGGGAGACAATGCATTGGGCGTCGAGATCGTAGAAGCGGAGGCGGAGGACGGCGAGTTTGGAGGAGAGTTCAGAGTTGGCTCCGTCGAAGAAGATGTTTTCCTGGGCGTGGGTTTTGAGGTGGTAAGGTGAAAGAATTGAGGAGACGCGTTGGTGGGAAACGGCGTTTGGTAAACGGAGCTTGACTTCTACTTCCATGGAGGTTATGGGTTTATTATTAGGAGCTGTGGAAATGGCGGAATGTGGAGATCTGTAGAGTGATGGAAaactgaggtttttaagaagtcGTGATGCATTTGACATGAATTGGATAAAAGTTAGTAAAAGCTTGAAATGAATTAATGAATGGGTGGTAGGATTCTTTTGGAAGGAGTCTTTCctccccttttatcttttctgttttttcttccGTCAGAATtcaatgaaattttcaattttacaATAATGAAAAATATTCTATCTATTTCATTTTCTAATGACTACTTCAATAATACTCCTATACAGTGGAGCTGGTTAAATTTTCTTGACTATTGAGTTATGTTTTTAGATTATGTCAggatttaaaatataaaatattggattttttttacttttagccCTCCCCAGAAATTATTTACATTCGatagccgaaaaagtatataaaatttgtataatttttgtgtataacatacaaaatatatatctatacaaaatatatatatttttcggctattacTTTGAGAGCGgatatacaatgtcatttttcttaaaattaaaatataaaggtataaattaaattttatcttatatATTCAATGTAATTTACCGTGGAAGGCTTTCGCGCTTAAATCTGCCCTTGCTTTTTCTAATCTATTTGAACTAAGATAtcaaaaagttataaaatactttAGAATAGTCATGCAAGTGCATATTTGACAAGGCTGTTTTCGAGTTGTCTGTATTTAAGAAAGGTGACAACATAATATATGCCCCTTCCGTCCAACAAAGTTGTATATTGATGACATAACACGTGGCACCCTTTAAGCACAACACTCGACCCACAACTTAAAAAGCCTCGTACCCGCTTAAAACCCACGACCAAAGTACCACATTAAAGAATTCTTTGAcccgaaaaaaaaaaagaaaaaaagacaaaagcGTTGGACACCTATGCTCTGAGATTTCTCCGATGATTAGCGATAGTCGTTTCCCTCATCTTGTGTGGTTTTGGGGGCTGTGAAGGGGAGTAGACGAGAAAGTGGGGCTAGACAGGGTCGATTTTTGATCGGAAATGATGGAGGATCTGTGGCTTTTTCGGTGATGGTGGTCGTTTCACGCTCAGATAATTGCCGGAAAGAGGTAGAGGAAACAATGGGCGCAtaaggaattaaaaaataaataaataaggcagcATTGACATTGAATGAGAATGCTTGAATGGGAATCATCTTAGCAAAggtattttctcaaaaatctgaCTTACGCTTTTAGAACAATAAATCCAGTGGAAATTTCTCATTGTAGCAACGTCGTCTTTCAAATTTTCACACTTTCAATAGGCTAATCTTCCTCCACTGACGGTTCGATTTTAGAGCCCTGTAAACACGAGATTTCATGAAAAAAAATccattttattgaaatgaaaaaaatactttttactacattattttgttaaaataaaagaaaatactttttctacatcacgaaaagaaagtacttttttgttgaaatgaaagaatacTTTTTTTGcatcatgaaaaaaaaaaacgtattttgttgaaataaaaaaaaatattttttactacatcattttgttaaaataaaagaaaatactttttctacatcataaaaagaaagtacttttttgttgaaatgaaagaaaatatttttatgcatcatgaaaaaaaaattactcattttgttgaaatgaaaaaagaaagtactttatctacaacatgaaaagaaagtactcttaataatatttttatttagggtggaGGGGGTAGGGTGGGAGGAAGGGtttgtgtaatgacccgaccggtcgttttgagctctagcgcgtcattcagcggtttgagaccctgagcaacttcacttcaggtattatgactcgtACGCGTGGTCGGactttaatttcgggaagttcggagttgatttggaaagaaaaattctaatttcggaagcattaagttggagaaattgactaaagtgtgattttgagtagatgacctcggaatcggaatttgaaggttccaacaggttcgtatgatgattttagacttaggcgtatgtccggatcgggttttggatgacccgggaacgtttcagagcctattgtggaaggttggcgttttggaaaatttttataaatttgagttgaagtgcatttcaatgatatcgacgtccgtttgggattccgagtatgggaatagctccgtatgatgattccggtcttaggagcatgcccggatgtggatttggaggtccgtaggtcatttgggcgaaagttggaaatttggataattttaagaagtttgatcctgagtggaccttttgatattagggtcggattctgattccggaagttggaataggtctgtaatgtcgaatgtgacttgtgtgcgaaatttgaggtcaatcggacgtgatttgataggtttcagcatcgattatagaagtttgaagtttcaaagttcattaagctcgaattggggtGTTATTcaggatttcgatgttgtttgatgtgatttgaggcctcgagcaggtccgtgttatgttattggacggGATCCCGGGGGCCCTTAGGTGAGTTttagatgcttaacggatcgat is drawn from Nicotiana tabacum cultivar K326 chromosome 22, ASM71507v2, whole genome shotgun sequence and contains these coding sequences:
- the LOC107795813 gene encoding triphosphate tunnel metalloenzyme 3-like — protein: MSNASRLLKNLSFPSLYRSPHSAISTAPNNKPITSMEVEVKLRLPNAVSHQRVSSILSPYHLKTHAQENIFFDGANSELSSKLAVLRLRFYDLDAQCIVSLKAKAVISNGISRIEEDEEPIDPSIGRACVSDPWRLLLIDSSRVIQRVKDEYGIGEKQGLICLDGFRNVRAVYEWKGLKLELDETHYEFGMNYEIECESSDPERAKDLLEKLLKSHGIEYSYSTVSKFAIFRSGKLPQ